The Salinicoccus roseus DNA segment TATGGATGGGTATCGCTTCAAAGCTGATACAGGCCCTCATACTGATCATTGCAGCGATGATTCTCGTCAGGATCGCCAATAGGATGATCGATAATTTCTTCAAAGTCAAATCGAAATCCCGGTTGAAAGGAAGCAGCAAGCGCAACCAGACGTTGATCAACGTGCTGCAGAATACTGCGACGGTGTTCATATGGTTCGTCGTCATCATGATGGTGCTTGAAACGTTCAGCCTGCCCGTAAGGACGCTCCTTGCCGGTGCCGGGGTCGTCGGCCTGGCAATTGGTTTCGGGGCACAGAGCCTTGTGAAGGATATGATAACAGGATTTTTCATCATTCTGGAGAACCAGTTCGATAAGGGGGATTTCGTCAGGGTGAATACTTCCGGTACGACGGTTGCCGAAGGTGAAGTGCTGTCCCTCGGCCTGCGCGCCTCCAAAATCCAGGGGTGGGAAGGTGAGCTCTTCATCATCCCGAACGGTACCATCAACGAAGTCGTCAACTTCTCCCGCTATAATGCGGTATCCATGCTCGACATGAATGTGTCGGTGGAGGAGGATCTTGACTCAGTCGAGAATACATTGGAGCAGTTCTTCGAAGCCCGTTGGCAGGAAGAGGAGATGCTCGTCTCCAAACCTGAAATCCTTGGCCTGCAGGGCATAGAGAACGGTGAAGCCATCATCCGGATAATGCTCGAGACGCAGCCGATGGAGCACTTCGGTGTGACACGCCGCATGAGAAAAGCGATCAAGAATCATCTTGAGGGCAAAGGCATCTATATCTCTGTACCTAAAATGGACATACAGGACTTTGATGATAAAATGGCTAAAGATGAAGGTGAGTAATCATGACAAAAGAATATGGTCTGAATGATATCGTCGAAATGAAGAAGCCGCATCCGTGCGGCAGCAGGCTGTTCTCCATCACCCGCATGGGGGCAGACATCAAGATCAAGTGCAACCAGTGTGACCGGGTCATCATGATGCCGCGTCGTGATTTCGAAAAGAGAATGAAAATGGTAAGAAAAAAATATGAAGCATAAAGGTGATTATAAATGGCTCTGACAGCAGGGATCGTCGGGTTGCCGAACGTCGGCAAGTCGACATTATTCAACGCAATAACAAAAGCAGGTGCACTCGCAGCAAACTATCCGTTCGCCACAATCGATCCGAATGTCGGCATCGTTGAAGTGCCGGATGAAAGATTGAATGTACTGACGAAAATGGTGGAACCGAAAAAGACCGTCCCTACGGCATTTGAATTTACAGATATCGCGGGCATCGTCAAAGGTGCATCCAAAGGTGAAGGGCTCGGCAACAAATTCCTCGCCCATATCCGTGAAGTCGATGCGATATGCCAGGTCGTACGTGCATTCGATGATGAGAATGTCACACACGTATCCGGCAAGGTCGATCCGATCGATGATATTGAAATCATCAATATGGAACTGATCTTTGCGGACCTGGAAAGTGTGGAGAAGCGGATACCGCGCCTAGAGAAGATGGCGAAGCAGAAGGACAAGGATTCAATGGCCGAGCTGGAACTGCTCTCGAAGATCAAGGAGGGACTTGAGAACGACCGACCAGTCCGGGCGCTTGAATTTACAGATGAAGAGGCGAAACAGGTCAAGAACCTCCATCTGCTGACGCAGAAGCCGATGCTGTATGTCGCCAATGTGGCAGAAGATGAACTCGGCAACCTAGAACAGAATGAATACCTGAAATCGATCGAAGCATATGCAGAAAAAGAAGGGTCTGAAGTCATCGTGATCTCCGCAAAAGTGGAAGAGGAGATTGCGGTGCTGGATGAAGATGAGAAGGAGATGTTCCTGGAAGACCTCGGCATAGAGGAATCCGGGCTGGATAAACTCATCAAGGCTGCATATAATCTCCTTGGGCTGGCGACCTACTTTACAGCGGGTGTCGAGGAAGTCCGGGCATGGACTTTCAGGGAAGGCATGTCCGCACCGGAATGTGCAGGCATCATCCATACCGATTTCCAAAAAGGATTCATCCGTGCAGAGACGGTAAGCTATGATGATCTGGTCGAGAACGGCAACATGGTGAAGGCCAAAGAGGCGGGCAAGGTCCGTCTGGAAGGTAAAGACTATCTCATGAAGGATGGCGACGTCGTTCATTTCAGATTCAACGTTTAAAAATGGTTGTAAAAAGAACCGATCACTGGTATAATATCGGATTGTGAGTAATGAAAATTATTCCTTGCTTATTTCTACGGAAATGGGCCGCTAAAGACCATAAGGAGGTGTAGAAGATGAAAGCATATGAAATTCTATATGTAATCCGCCCGAACATTGAAGAAGATGCGAAACAGGCGCTTGTTGAGCGTTTTGACAACGTTTTGACTTCAAAAGGTGCGGAAATCGTCGAATCAAAAGAGTGGGGTAAACGTCGTCTTGCATATGAAATCGAAGATTTCAGCGAAGGCTTTTATCACATCATCAAAGTGAATGCTGATGTGGAAGCCACAGATGAGTTCGAACGTTTGGCCAAAATCAACAATGATATCATTCGTCATATCATTGTACGCGACGAACAAGCAGAGAAACAGTAATAATACAATGGAGTTGATTACATGCTGAACCGTGTTGTATTGGTAGGGCGTCTTACAAAAGACCCCGAACTGAAAGTCAGTCAAAGTAATATATCTGTAGCGACCTTCACTCTGGCAGTCAACCGTCCGTTCACAAGTGCGAACGGCGAACGTGGAGCTGACTTCATCAACTGTGTCGTTTTCCGTAAGCAGGCGGAGAACGTCAACCAGTACTTGAAGAAGGGCAGTCTGGCGGGAGTAGACGGCAGATTGCAGAGTCGTTCCTATGAGAACAAAGAAGGTCAAAGAGTATATGTGACTGAAGTAGTGTGTGATAGTGTGCAGTTCCTGGAACCTAAAGGACAAGGGCAAGGCAGTAATCAACAGTACAATAATTCCGCAGACAGCTATCAGAATGCGTACGGTAACCAGTCCACTGGTTCAAGACCGGCACCTCAAAAATCCAGACAGGATACAAAAGAGGAGAATCCATTCGCAAACGCCGATGGACCGGTTGATATCAGTGATGACGATCTACCATTCTAAACCATATCCAAGATCGGATATGAAAGATGAAGTGTGAAAAGTGTGTGTGTGCATGTGCAGGATATAGTGTGTGTATCCTGCACCAGGGCATTCCGGTAACCCGGAATGCCTTTTTTATTTCACAATAATCATCCTCAGACATATTCTCTCCGGGGACAGAAGTGTTTATAATGGCAGTTAAGGATAAATTCAGATTGGAGAGTCTCTATGAAAAAGGGCGCTTTGACATGGGTAGGCATGATAGGCATATTTCTAATGATGGCCGGATGCGGCAGCAGTGCTACAGGAAACAGCGGGGAAACGATCACGATCTCCGCTGCTGCCAGTTTGAGCGAGGCGATGGAGGAAGTCGGCACGCTCTATGAAGAGGCACATCCGGATGTCGGACTGTCATTCAATTTCGGGGGATCCGGCTCGCTGCAGCAGCAGGTCTCCCAAGGTGCGCCAGTCGATCTGTTCGTCTCGGCTTCAGACGAAAAGTTCCAGACGCTGGTTGATGAAGGGACAATCGATCCTTCATCAAATACGGTACTTCTCGGCAACTCCCTGGTACTGATTGTCCCGGAGGACGGAAAAGTCTCTTCGCCAGCTGACCTCAAAGAGGCAGGAAAAGTGGCGATTGGAACGCCGAGTGCAGTACCGGCAGGCATGTATGCCAAGGAAGCTCTGGGCGCATTGGATATATTCACGGAAATAGAAGAGGATATCGTCTATGCAAAGGATGTGCGGCAAGTGTTATCCTATGTAGAGACAGGGAATGTCGAAGCCGGCATCGTCTACCGCACCGATGCACTGTTGAGTGATAGGGTGGAAATCGTCCATGAATTTCCTCAATCCCTCCATACACCGGTAAGATATCCCGCAGGTGTAATAGCAGATTCCCCAAACCATGAAACCGCCGTGGAATTCCAAGAATTTCTGCACTCCGAGACGGCCCAAAAGGTGTTTGAAGAATATGGATTCATTATTCAGTAACATCACATTCGAAGAATTTCTGGATCCCATCCGTTTGTCGGTCCGGGTTTCCATACTGGCATTCATTATTGTGCTCATTTTGGGGACGATCATCGGGAAATGGATGGTGGATATAAAATTTCCCGGGAAATCCATCGTTGAAACACTGATTATGCTGCCGCTTGTACTGCCGCCAACAGTCATCGGGTTCCTGCTGATCGTCCTCTTGGGCAACAACAGCCTGATTGGAGGGTGGATTGCCTTCATCTTCAACCAGCCCATCATATTCACCTGGTATGCTGCTGTTGTAGCAAGTGCTGTCGTAGCCTTTCCTCTGATGTACCAGTCAGCCAAGGCGGGGTTTCAGAATGTAGACAAGGATATTGAAGAAGCTGCCAAAGTGGATGGAGCGGGCCGTTTCCAGACATTCTTCACCATTTCGATCCCTCTTGCCTCAAAAGCCTTGATGGCAGGGGGCATATTGAGTTTCGCGCGGGCGCTTGGGGAGTTCGGTGCAACATTGATGTTTGCCGGTAATATACCGGGAAAGACGCAGACTGTGCCGACCGCCATCTATATTGCACTCGATTCCGGTAAAATGACCCTGGCCTGGATGTGGGTCATCACCATCGTCATCATTTCATTCATCATGCTCTTCATCGTAAGGACAAGAAGCAGCAACATATAATTGTGTGGATATAGGCAACAACTTGTGCATCATCGATTGACAATGAGACACCCAATGTGTAAAATATACCTTGCACATACAAAAACACTTACACACGTTCATCACGAAATAACTAAAATTATAGATATGAATACGCAATTGCAGTACCACACACTACTGCATGGCGACATTCAATCTGTAGAGGAGGATAACTCATGGCAGGTCCAAGAAGAGGCGGTCGTCGCCGTAAAAAGGTTTGCTACTTCACAGCCAATGGCATTACGCACATTGACTACAAAGAAGTAGATCTCCTTAAAAAGTTCATTTCAGAACGTGGTAAAATTCTTCCAAGACGTGTAACAGGTACTTCTGCGAAGTATCAGCGCCAGCTTACAAAAGCAATCAAGCGTTCACGTCATATGGCATTGCTTCCATACGTGAAGGAAGAACAATAATAATGTGAGTGAAAGCCCCATCTATAGGATGGGGCTTTTTTTCATGAAAAAAAATCCCACGGCGCAAGGCCATGGGAGTAAATTTGTAGACTATGGTCTATCTTTGTCTCTATCCAACCGGTCGTCATCAAGACGCCCTCTGTCATTTGTCGTTTCATCAATGTCCACATCTTCACGGCGGACATCCTCGGAAACATGTTCCGTGTCTCTGACTTTGTCTTTCTTGACGACCACTTCTTCACTTACCACGTCTTCTTTATCTACATTTACACGCTCTTCGTTTACCGATACATTGATGGAATCGCGGTCGTCCCCATCGATGTCACCTGCAGGACGATCGCCATCTACAGGGCGTCTTTCCACTGTAACTTCTTCACGTTCGACCGGCACATCAAATTCCTGGTGGTCCGTCTCGACATGTTTGTCAACATTCACTTCGCCTGTCTGGACGCGCTCTTTATCAACATTCAGACGCTCTTCACGAAGCTGGATCTTTTCTTCTTCGGTCAGGTCATCCCGGTCTGCAAACTCGTCATTGGCAGCACCAGCGCCAGTGGTGTTCAATGCACGATCATCAACACTGTAGCGTCCTTCTTTGTCGTCCACTGGCTCATCCCGTCCTGTATCAACTACATTCTGGTCACGGCGTCCTTCGACCATGTCATCGTTGATGGCACGGTTGTCCCGATCGCCATATTGATAATCTTCTTCGATTTCCGGCCGTTCAGCTCCATCGACATAGCGATTTTCATCGCGTCCGCCTACGCCGCCTTCCACTTCTGTTGTTCCTTCATTATGGGCACTGCCCGGCACGGAATCTGTTTCCCTGTCGATTTCCGGCCGCTCGGCACCATCAACATAGCGGTTTTCGTCTTTTTCGTCAGAACCGATGCCACCAGCTGCTGCTGTAGCACCAGCCGCTCCAGTCACGCCAGGACTATGCGCACTGCCAGGAGTGGATCTTGGACGTTCTGCAGAGTCCCCTCTATCGACCCTGTCCTCATCGTCTTCGAGCAATGGATCTTTAGGATAGTCGGTAGTATCCCCTTCAATTTCATCGTTGACATAAAGAAGGATTTTCCCGCTATCCAGAGCTTCTTTATATTCTTCCTCTTCCTGTGGATTCAGGTTGAGTCCTGTCATTACACGCTCCTCAGGGTCTTCTGCACTGAACCAGGAAACGATCTTATCCCAGGCACTTCCTTCAGAAGTCTTGTAGTTCACATCGGTATAGTTCAAGGAAGACCCTTCAAGCTCCTCTCTGGAAACTACAGTAATTTGGTTTTCGGCTACACCTTCGGATTTCAGCTGTTCAATTCTTCCAAGCATTTCCTGTTCGCTCATGTATGATTCAATTTTACGCATAACTCATACCTCCATTTTGTTTGATGATTAGGTTTTGTTACATTTTCGAAAATGACTGATTATAGCGCACATCCATCATCCTAATACGTACTAGATTTATACCCATGTGCATTTTTAATAAACTACCATAAAAGATTTAATGGACGCCATGGCGGCGCTGTGGAATAATAATCTAAAAAAGAGGTGGAAATGATTGGAAGATATATCAGGAAAGATCAGAAAAAGAAGAAAGATGATGTCACTCTCGCAAGGAGAGCTCGCTGAAGGAATCAGCTCCCAATCTTCCATATCCAGATTGGAGAATGGCAGCTTCACAATAAGTCTGGGTGAGTTTATGAGGGTGATGGAACGTCTGAATCTGAGCATGCATGATGTATTCTGCAGTGGCGAGAAGACGCCGGGCATAATCGTGCGGGAACAGTTGGATGCGGCCAGAAAAGAGCAGGATTACGATAGGATGGAAGAAATACTGAAAAGCGAGAGAAGCGGATTCTGGAAACAGTCGCCAGAGCTTGAAGGCTACAGGTCCTGGCACCATGGACTTGTAAAACAGTCCAAAGGACAGTATAGGATGGCCCTGCGCTTGATCAATATAGCGATAGAGATGAATCAGAAGAATGAGTGGATGTATGAAGCAGTGGCAGAAATGCATCTGGCTAAAGGGAATATATACAGTATGACTGGTTTGGGTGGTCTGGATTCCTACAAAGAGGCTTTGGCCTTTTATGAAGGATCCAAAAAGACGTCCCCGGTACTCGTAGTCAAAATATTATATAATTTGGCTGTGAGCCTGTGTGAAGGTGAAGAGCATGAAAAGTCATTGAAGTATTGCAACAAAGCCTTGGAGATACTCCACAAAAATGATTCTACATATCTGATCGTCCATATACTCTATATGAAGTTTTCCGCACTGATAAATCTTAAGCAGTATGAAGAATATGAAATTCTGAAAGAGAAGAATAAGGTCTTCTTTGAAAATTACGATGCACTTGAATTGTTTGATATATTAGAAAAATATTCAAAGAAGAATATTTCCTAAATAATGATGATCATAGTCCTTTGAATATTTTATAATGAAATAGTTCCTGTATAGAAACAATAACTTAAAGGGTAAGGGGATATGAATTTGAAAAAGTATACAGTATATTTCATATTGGCAATGTTGTTGGCTGGGGGAAATAATGTTCAACTTAATGACAATGGAATGGAACAGGCAAGCAACTGTTGGTGTCTGGATCACATATTCTAGATGGGAGCGGCCTATAATGACGTGAAGGGTCTGGAGAATCCCCTGGCACGGTTGATGCTGCTGAACCAGTTCAAGATAATGAGCCTGCTTGATCCGGAAAACCATACTTCCTACTGCTACTACATGGACATCCTTACGGAAGGGGTACAGAAGAAATATCCGCATGTGATGGAGATGATCAGCGGGGAAGAGGTGACCATGGAAGTGGCCGGGGAAGTGGATACGATCCTTGCCATCTTCAGTAAGATTGAAAGATCGATGGCCCAGTTGAATGAAGGGGCACGGGAGGAATTGTCTGCGGGTTATCATGTCCATTTTACCGGGTTTGACAGCAGCAGCAATATAGAATACCATCATTTCACCTATTGGAACTTTTTGGTGCGTCATCGGGAAACCGAGATGCAGAATACGGCAGACGACACTTACAACCTGTCGTTGCATCACTACAGGCAGATGATGCTGAATTATAAGCCATACGAATATATGGATCTTCTGTCTTTTGATGAAATCAGGAATGTCTGCATTGGGAAGGGAAATGAAATGGAGATGCTCAGGCCAAAGAATCTGAACATTGTTGAGGTGGGGAGCCTGCAGCCTCTGCAGGTGGTGAAGGAAAGCGGCCTCGGCACGAAGGAGTAAGGGTTAAGGAACATGTGGAAATAAAAATGATCTGAAGCGGTTGCTTCAGATCATTTTTTCGAATCTATTCAGGGTCTTTGACTTCCCCTTTGAAATCCGCTTCTGCACTTTCTTCCCTCTCCTGCTGTTCCTCACGTCTTTCCATGAGAGCCAAATCTGCATAGAACATCAGGTAGTTCCCTTCGCTGATCTTGAATAAGTATCTTTCTATTTCATCTTCACCAAGCTCATAGTCGTGGAGAAATCGTTCTGCAGGCTCGTTTCTAGCCAGTATCTCCTTCAGTCCTATATCATCCGCTACATGGATATGATAGACCACGTCTGTATATTCAAGGGCTTCGAATTCTTTATCTTCCCTGCCCATAAGGTGTATATCCTCTTCATAATACCCTTCAGCTTTCAACTGTGTAATGCGGTCGAGTACGGCTTCCTGACTGTCATACAACTCAAAATAGTTCACGATGGCCCTCCTTTTCCTGAATCATCTTCAATTTCAATTAATATTCCCTTTGATGATCTTCTAAAACTTACATTATACATATGTTTAAATTTTCTGTATTATCCCCATTATCGAAAATACATTGTTTATACTGTGTTTTTTTGCTATCATAAGTAATTAAATATTTTATTTCATATAATCATAATAATATGGATTATGAGTTTCTAGGCTTTACCTTAAATAAAGCTACTATGGAATAACAATTGGATATCCGATCATCGGCTGTATCTCCATTGTTCCTATCTATGTTTTTTTAAGGTGTACTATTTAAAAATAGGAGGCAATAAGAATGTGGGAAAGAAAGTTTGAAAAAGAGGGTTTGACGTTTGATGATGTGCTGCTGGTACCGGCGCATTCAGAAGTACTGCCGAAGGAAGTGGATCTCTCCGTGCAGCTGTCCAAAAGCATCAGGCTGAACATACCGGTTCTGAGTGCAGGGATGGATACTGTGACCGAATCTGCGATGGCAATCGCGATTGCACGTCAGGGCGGTCTTGGTGTCATTCATAAGAACATGTCCATTGAACGCCAGCGTGACGAGGTGGAGAAGGTCAAACGTTCCGAAAACGGTGTCATCAAAGATCCATTCTTCCTGACGAAGGAGGAGCAGGTCTTCGCAGCAGAGCATCTGATGGGCAAATACCGTATTTCCGGAGTGCCGATCGTCAATAATCCAGAGGAGAAGAAGCTGATCGGCATCATCACAAACCGTGACCTGCGCTTCATAGAGGATTATTCAAAACCGATTGATGATGTAATGACCAAAGAGAACCTTATAACTGCTGAAGTAGGTACGACGCTGGATGAAGCGGCGCAGATTCTTCAGAAATACAGAATTGAAAAACTCCCACTTGTCGATGAAAACAACATATTAAAAGGCCTGATCACGATTAAGGACATCGAGAAGGTCATCGAATTTCCGGGCGCTGCCAAGGATAGCCAGGGGCGTCTCCTTGTGGCGGGTGCCATCGGCATCGCCAAAGAGACGAAAAAACGTGCTGAAGAGCTCATCGCAGCAGGTGTGGATGCACTTGTCATCGATACGGCCCATGGCCATTCGGGAGGTGTGCTCAAAGCGATTCGTGATGTCCGTGATAATTTCCCTGACATCACATTGATTGCTGGAAACGTGGCAACTGCGGAAGGGACGAAAGCATTGATTGATGCAGGTGTCGATGTAGTCAAAGTCGGCATCGGCCCGGGTTCCATCTGTACTACCCGTGTCGTTTCAGGTGTCGGTGTCCCTCAGATCACAGCAGTCTATGATGCAGCGAGCGAGGCAAGGAAGCATGGCAAGACGATCATTGCAGACGGAGGCATCAAGCTGTCCGGCGACATCGTCAAAGCACTTGCAGCCGGAGGTCATGCAGTCATGCTCGGCAGCCTGCTTGCAGGTACGAGCGAATCTCCAGGGGAGACTGAAATCTTCCAAGGAAGAAGATATAAGACATACCGTGGCATGGGTTCCCTCGGAGCGATGGAGAAAGGCTCGAAAGACCGCTACTTCCAGGAAGATTCGGAAGCGAAGAAATTTGTTCCTGAAGGCATTGAAGGG contains these protein-coding regions:
- a CDS encoding mechanosensitive ion channel family protein, translating into MTTTEEPIMFIGEIMDNLRDPELWMGIASKLIQALILIIAAMILVRIANRMIDNFFKVKSKSRLKGSSKRNQTLINVLQNTATVFIWFVVIMMVLETFSLPVRTLLAGAGVVGLAIGFGAQSLVKDMITGFFIILENQFDKGDFVRVNTSGTTVAEGEVLSLGLRASKIQGWEGELFIIPNGTINEVVNFSRYNAVSMLDMNVSVEEDLDSVENTLEQFFEARWQEEEMLVSKPEILGLQGIENGEAIIRIMLETQPMEHFGVTRRMRKAIKNHLEGKGIYISVPKMDIQDFDDKMAKDEGE
- a CDS encoding DUF951 domain-containing protein, which produces MTKEYGLNDIVEMKKPHPCGSRLFSITRMGADIKIKCNQCDRVIMMPRRDFEKRMKMVRKKYEA
- the ychF gene encoding redox-regulated ATPase YchF, producing the protein MALTAGIVGLPNVGKSTLFNAITKAGALAANYPFATIDPNVGIVEVPDERLNVLTKMVEPKKTVPTAFEFTDIAGIVKGASKGEGLGNKFLAHIREVDAICQVVRAFDDENVTHVSGKVDPIDDIEIINMELIFADLESVEKRIPRLEKMAKQKDKDSMAELELLSKIKEGLENDRPVRALEFTDEEAKQVKNLHLLTQKPMLYVANVAEDELGNLEQNEYLKSIEAYAEKEGSEVIVISAKVEEEIAVLDEDEKEMFLEDLGIEESGLDKLIKAAYNLLGLATYFTAGVEEVRAWTFREGMSAPECAGIIHTDFQKGFIRAETVSYDDLVENGNMVKAKEAGKVRLEGKDYLMKDGDVVHFRFNV
- the rpsF gene encoding 30S ribosomal protein S6, translated to MKAYEILYVIRPNIEEDAKQALVERFDNVLTSKGAEIVESKEWGKRRLAYEIEDFSEGFYHIIKVNADVEATDEFERLAKINNDIIRHIIVRDEQAEKQ
- the ssb gene encoding single-stranded DNA-binding protein; amino-acid sequence: MLNRVVLVGRLTKDPELKVSQSNISVATFTLAVNRPFTSANGERGADFINCVVFRKQAENVNQYLKKGSLAGVDGRLQSRSYENKEGQRVYVTEVVCDSVQFLEPKGQGQGSNQQYNNSADSYQNAYGNQSTGSRPAPQKSRQDTKEENPFANADGPVDISDDDLPF
- the modA gene encoding molybdate ABC transporter substrate-binding protein, giving the protein MKKGALTWVGMIGIFLMMAGCGSSATGNSGETITISAAASLSEAMEEVGTLYEEAHPDVGLSFNFGGSGSLQQQVSQGAPVDLFVSASDEKFQTLVDEGTIDPSSNTVLLGNSLVLIVPEDGKVSSPADLKEAGKVAIGTPSAVPAGMYAKEALGALDIFTEIEEDIVYAKDVRQVLSYVETGNVEAGIVYRTDALLSDRVEIVHEFPQSLHTPVRYPAGVIADSPNHETAVEFQEFLHSETAQKVFEEYGFIIQ
- the modB gene encoding molybdate ABC transporter permease subunit, whose protein sequence is MDSLFSNITFEEFLDPIRLSVRVSILAFIIVLILGTIIGKWMVDIKFPGKSIVETLIMLPLVLPPTVIGFLLIVLLGNNSLIGGWIAFIFNQPIIFTWYAAVVASAVVAFPLMYQSAKAGFQNVDKDIEEAAKVDGAGRFQTFFTISIPLASKALMAGGILSFARALGEFGATLMFAGNIPGKTQTVPTAIYIALDSGKMTLAWMWVITIVIISFIMLFIVRTRSSNI
- the rpsR gene encoding 30S ribosomal protein S18, whose translation is MAGPRRGGRRRKKVCYFTANGITHIDYKEVDLLKKFISERGKILPRRVTGTSAKYQRQLTKAIKRSRHMALLPYVKEEQ
- a CDS encoding DUF2382 domain-containing protein, giving the protein MRKIESYMSEQEMLGRIEQLKSEGVAENQITVVSREELEGSSLNYTDVNYKTSEGSAWDKIVSWFSAEDPEERVMTGLNLNPQEEEEYKEALDSGKILLYVNDEIEGDTTDYPKDPLLEDDEDRVDRGDSAERPRSTPGSAHSPGVTGAAGATAAAGGIGSDEKDENRYVDGAERPEIDRETDSVPGSAHNEGTTEVEGGVGGRDENRYVDGAERPEIEEDYQYGDRDNRAINDDMVEGRRDQNVVDTGRDEPVDDKEGRYSVDDRALNTTGAGAANDEFADRDDLTEEEKIQLREERLNVDKERVQTGEVNVDKHVETDHQEFDVPVEREEVTVERRPVDGDRPAGDIDGDDRDSINVSVNEERVNVDKEDVVSEEVVVKKDKVRDTEHVSEDVRREDVDIDETTNDRGRLDDDRLDRDKDRP
- a CDS encoding helix-turn-helix domain-containing protein, with product MEDISGKIRKRRKMMSLSQGELAEGISSQSSISRLENGSFTISLGEFMRVMERLNLSMHDVFCSGEKTPGIIVREQLDAARKEQDYDRMEEILKSERSGFWKQSPELEGYRSWHHGLVKQSKGQYRMALRLINIAIEMNQKNEWMYEAVAEMHLAKGNIYSMTGLGGLDSYKEALAFYEGSKKTSPVLVVKILYNLAVSLCEGEEHEKSLKYCNKALEILHKNDSTYLIVHILYMKFSALINLKQYEEYEILKEKNKVFFENYDALELFDILEKYSKKNIS
- a CDS encoding YfbU family protein, producing MGAAYNDVKGLENPLARLMLLNQFKIMSLLDPENHTSYCYYMDILTEGVQKKYPHVMEMISGEEVTMEVAGEVDTILAIFSKIERSMAQLNEGAREELSAGYHVHFTGFDSSSNIEYHHFTYWNFLVRHRETEMQNTADDTYNLSLHHYRQMMLNYKPYEYMDLLSFDEIRNVCIGKGNEMEMLRPKNLNIVEVGSLQPLQVVKESGLGTKE
- a CDS encoding general stress protein encodes the protein MNYFELYDSQEAVLDRITQLKAEGYYEEDIHLMGREDKEFEALEYTDVVYHIHVADDIGLKEILARNEPAERFLHDYELGEDEIERYLFKISEGNYLMFYADLALMERREEQQEREESAEADFKGEVKDPE
- the guaB gene encoding IMP dehydrogenase; this encodes MWERKFEKEGLTFDDVLLVPAHSEVLPKEVDLSVQLSKSIRLNIPVLSAGMDTVTESAMAIAIARQGGLGVIHKNMSIERQRDEVEKVKRSENGVIKDPFFLTKEEQVFAAEHLMGKYRISGVPIVNNPEEKKLIGIITNRDLRFIEDYSKPIDDVMTKENLITAEVGTTLDEAAQILQKYRIEKLPLVDENNILKGLITIKDIEKVIEFPGAAKDSQGRLLVAGAIGIAKETKKRAEELIAAGVDALVIDTAHGHSGGVLKAIRDVRDNFPDITLIAGNVATAEGTKALIDAGVDVVKVGIGPGSICTTRVVSGVGVPQITAVYDAASEARKHGKTIIADGGIKLSGDIVKALAAGGHAVMLGSLLAGTSESPGETEIFQGRRYKTYRGMGSLGAMEKGSKDRYFQEDSEAKKFVPEGIEGRTEYKGPLSDTIYQLMGGLRSGMGYTGSQDLEALREESQFVKITGAGLIESHPHNIQITKESPNYSR